The DNA region CGAGGAGGACCTACGATGGATTCCCCGCATTTCCGATGCACCCGCTCGGAAAGCAGATCCAGGCGATCGAGCTCGTGTCGGGAAGACCGGTCGTCGCGATCACCGTAAACCACGAGGGCCTCGCGCGGGAGGAGATCCCGTTCGTCTGCGACGCGATCGCG from Candidatus Eisenbacteria bacterium includes:
- a CDS encoding DUF1611 domain-containing protein, which translates into the protein RRTYDGFPAFPMHPLGKQIQAIELVSGRPVVAITVNHEGLAREEIPFVCDAIARATGLPAFDVLLDGAGPLAAILLDRIPEAHDPPHR